One region of Rhodocaloribacter litoris genomic DNA includes:
- a CDS encoding tetratricopeptide repeat protein → MIRFRCLPTRFLALLAGVLLVLGGAACATVPVEEDLTDHEGRIEQLQQRIARNPDDAEALRDLGIIYLRTRQYGRASEYLEMAFARDPGDPATLFHLGMVNEALGKRESALRLYEKYPEVSRASKYRKLMAGRYEWVVRRMMEEDVRDRLRREQELRARGDTACLEPVEPRVVGVYPLVYQGQDERYAALGRGLAEMITIDLTHVNSLRVVERVRLQELIDEINLAQTALFDPGTAPRVGCLMGAGRLLGGVYNVLGDDDLRLDATVWEDEETVELDPQTDALRRLFELEKALVFSFLDRIGVQLTPEERQRIEYIPTQNLQAFLAYSRGLEREDAGAYGDAAAFYQQAARLDPAFTEAADRADKAEGQVTVAGPVEGALSALFTPAGPTVDPMGSRLRHLTGGIGASLVPGQDNRNPAEEAGSTTATLPDPPPPPSRGN, encoded by the coding sequence ATGATCCGTTTCAGATGCCTTCCCACACGGTTCCTTGCGCTGCTGGCGGGGGTGCTCCTTGTCCTGGGCGGGGCCGCGTGCGCTACGGTCCCGGTGGAAGAAGACCTGACCGACCACGAAGGCCGGATCGAGCAGTTGCAGCAGCGCATCGCCCGCAACCCGGACGACGCCGAAGCCCTGCGTGACCTCGGCATCATCTACCTGCGTACCCGGCAGTACGGGCGGGCCAGCGAATACCTGGAAATGGCTTTTGCCCGCGATCCCGGCGATCCGGCCACGCTCTTCCACCTGGGTATGGTGAACGAGGCCCTGGGCAAACGGGAGTCGGCTCTGCGGCTCTACGAGAAGTATCCCGAAGTCTCCAGGGCGTCAAAGTACCGCAAGCTCATGGCCGGCCGGTACGAGTGGGTCGTGCGCCGGATGATGGAAGAGGACGTCCGTGACCGGTTGCGGCGCGAGCAGGAGCTGCGGGCCCGCGGCGACACCGCCTGCCTGGAGCCGGTAGAGCCGCGCGTGGTCGGCGTCTATCCCCTGGTCTACCAGGGGCAGGACGAGCGCTACGCGGCCCTGGGGCGCGGGCTGGCCGAAATGATCACGATCGATCTCACCCACGTGAACAGCCTGCGCGTGGTCGAGCGCGTGCGCCTGCAGGAGCTGATCGACGAGATCAACCTGGCCCAGACCGCCCTCTTCGATCCCGGCACGGCCCCCCGGGTGGGCTGCCTGATGGGAGCCGGGCGCCTCCTCGGCGGCGTCTACAACGTGCTCGGAGACGACGACCTGCGGCTGGACGCCACCGTGTGGGAAGACGAGGAAACGGTCGAACTCGACCCTCAGACCGATGCGCTACGCCGCCTCTTCGAACTGGAAAAAGCCCTGGTCTTCAGCTTCCTCGACCGGATCGGCGTCCAGCTCACCCCCGAAGAACGACAGCGTATCGAGTACATCCCGACCCAGAACCTCCAGGCCTTTCTGGCCTACAGCCGGGGCCTCGAACGGGAAGATGCCGGCGCCTACGGAGACGCCGCCGCATTCTACCAGCAGGCTGCCCGGCTCGACCCCGCCTTCACCGAAGCGGCGGACCGGGCGGACAAGGCCGAAGGACAGGTTACGGTGGCCGGCCCGGTGGAAGGTGCACTCTCCGCCCTCTTCACTCCGGCCGGCCCCACCGTCGATCCGATGGGAAGCCGGCTCCGGCACCTCACCGGCGGCATCGGAGCGTCCCTCGTCCCCGGCCAGGACAATCGCAATCCCGCCGAAGAGGCCGGCAGTACGACCGCCACGCTGCCCGACCCCCCGCCCCCGCCATCGCGCGGCAACTGA
- a CDS encoding FHA domain-containing protein, with translation MHLEGAAQQVSGWRFAQSFTIGRDPSCDVHLDSGLVSRIHAEVALEDGRWWIRDLDSTNGLYVDGRKTRRAPLEGEAVVQLGRNAPVLRLTVEEDPARRETGPAAAAGTAHREAGVPTLLPETGPTGFGRTIRAVSGTSLPDATPSSPPPDSSLSKIIARYFDEAAAGPAGERTRLIRQAYATVKQKQRRQYARLLGGVLVILLVVAGYAIFQAIENRRLERRAAELFMEMRELDLTIAKLRQVAEAEGNAALEEQLEAIQTQRERMAARYDGYVREFGVYRRLRDEDRLIYKTARIFNESEFALPAGFIREVKATIRNYWLGPGRPRFVEAVRRAEENGYTRLIVETMTRYGLPPEFFYLALQESDFIADRIGPPTRWGRAKGMWQFIPSTARLYGLDVGERTDLAWADPQDERLDPVKATDAAARYLRYIYSTAAQASGLLVMASYNWGEHRVIGKLEDLPNAHAVLDVAFADIPEDPHARTYWRFLTEYADRMPEETKDYVLKIFAAAVIGQDPRHFGFDFDNPLLPYMDRPEDQPAPSTG, from the coding sequence GTGCACCTGGAGGGTGCCGCGCAGCAGGTCTCGGGATGGCGCTTCGCGCAGTCCTTCACGATCGGGCGCGATCCCTCCTGTGACGTGCACCTGGACTCGGGGCTGGTCAGCCGCATCCACGCCGAGGTGGCCCTGGAAGACGGCCGCTGGTGGATCCGCGACCTCGACAGCACCAACGGCCTCTACGTGGACGGCCGGAAGACCCGCCGCGCCCCCCTGGAAGGCGAGGCCGTCGTACAGCTCGGGCGCAACGCCCCGGTGCTGCGCCTCACCGTCGAGGAGGATCCGGCACGGCGGGAAACCGGTCCGGCGGCGGCCGCCGGCACGGCACACCGGGAAGCCGGCGTGCCCACCCTGCTTCCGGAAACCGGACCGACCGGCTTCGGAAGAACGATCCGGGCCGTCTCCGGGACCTCTCTCCCGGACGCTACGCCGTCCTCCCCACCTCCCGATTCCTCCCTCTCGAAGATCATCGCCCGCTACTTCGATGAGGCGGCCGCCGGGCCTGCCGGCGAGCGCACCCGCCTGATCCGCCAGGCCTATGCGACGGTCAAGCAGAAGCAGCGGCGGCAGTACGCCCGCCTCCTGGGCGGGGTGCTGGTCATCCTCCTGGTCGTGGCCGGCTATGCCATCTTTCAGGCCATCGAGAACCGGCGGCTGGAGCGCCGCGCCGCCGAGCTCTTCATGGAGATGCGCGAACTGGACCTGACGATCGCCAAGCTCCGGCAGGTGGCCGAGGCCGAGGGCAACGCAGCCCTCGAAGAACAGCTGGAGGCCATCCAGACCCAGCGCGAGCGCATGGCCGCGCGCTACGACGGCTACGTCCGGGAGTTCGGGGTCTATCGCCGGTTGCGCGACGAAGACCGGCTCATCTACAAGACCGCCCGGATCTTCAACGAAAGCGAGTTCGCCCTGCCGGCCGGCTTCATCCGGGAAGTGAAGGCCACGATCCGCAACTACTGGCTGGGACCGGGCCGCCCGCGCTTCGTCGAAGCCGTCCGGCGGGCCGAAGAGAACGGCTACACCCGGCTCATCGTCGAGACCATGACGCGCTACGGGTTGCCGCCGGAATTCTTCTACCTGGCCCTGCAGGAGAGCGACTTCATTGCCGACCGGATCGGGCCGCCGACCCGCTGGGGCCGGGCCAAAGGCATGTGGCAGTTCATCCCCAGCACGGCCCGCCTCTACGGGCTCGACGTCGGCGAACGCACCGACCTGGCCTGGGCCGATCCCCAGGACGAACGCCTGGATCCGGTGAAGGCCACCGATGCCGCGGCCCGCTACCTGCGCTACATCTACAGCACGGCGGCACAGGCTTCGGGCCTGCTCGTGATGGCCTCCTATAACTGGGGCGAGCACCGTGTCATCGGAAAGCTGGAGGACCTCCCGAACGCCCACGCCGTCCTCGACGTTGCGTTTGCCGATATTCCCGAAGACCCCCATGCCCGCACCTACTGGCGCTTCCTGACCGAATATGCGGACCGGATGCCCGAAGAGACGAAGGATTATGTCCTGAAAATCTTCGCTGCGGCCGTCATTGGTCAGGATCCACGGCACTTCGGCTTCGATTTCGACAACCCGCTCTTGCCGTACATGGATCGGCCCGAGGACCAGCCCGCTCCGTCGACCGGATAG
- a CDS encoding Stp1/IreP family PP2C-type Ser/Thr phosphatase, translated as MRWWKPNRKSPVRVGACSDVGRVRTENQDAYGCFPAGEEAGERLFVVADGMGGHAHGREASHLAVEVIREVYFAGRRGPAGERLRRALEQANARVYARAQQGSTGPERMGTTCTALVLDGEHAHMAHVGDSRAYRIDARGIRQLTRDHTFVNELVGQGILTPDEAQHHPRRHALTRALGIQPTLQVDVLENLPVQERQTFVLCTDGLAPVSEAEIREVVEALPPQEASEKLVRMANERGGPDNVTVLVVAVG; from the coding sequence ATGAGATGGTGGAAACCCAACCGTAAGTCGCCCGTCCGGGTCGGAGCCTGCTCCGACGTCGGGCGCGTGCGGACCGAGAACCAGGATGCCTACGGGTGTTTTCCCGCCGGTGAGGAGGCCGGGGAGCGCCTTTTCGTCGTGGCCGACGGGATGGGGGGGCATGCCCATGGCCGGGAGGCCAGTCACCTGGCCGTCGAGGTGATCCGGGAGGTCTACTTTGCCGGGCGGCGCGGGCCCGCCGGAGAGCGGCTGCGGCGTGCCCTCGAGCAGGCCAACGCCCGCGTCTATGCCCGGGCGCAGCAGGGAAGCACGGGGCCCGAACGCATGGGCACGACCTGCACCGCCCTGGTGCTGGACGGCGAGCACGCCCACATGGCCCACGTCGGGGACAGCCGGGCCTACCGGATCGATGCCCGGGGCATCCGGCAGCTCACCCGCGATCACACGTTCGTCAACGAGCTGGTGGGCCAGGGCATCCTCACGCCCGACGAGGCCCAGCATCACCCGCGACGCCATGCCCTCACCCGGGCCCTCGGCATCCAGCCCACGCTGCAGGTCGATGTGCTGGAGAACCTGCCGGTGCAGGAGCGGCAGACGTTCGTGCTCTGCACCGACGGGCTGGCGCCGGTCTCGGAGGCGGAGATCCGGGAGGTGGTCGAGGCCCTGCCGCCCCAGGAAGCCAGCGAGAAGCTGGTCCGGATGGCCAACGAACGCGGCGGCCCGGACAATGTCACCGTGCTCGTGGTCGCCGTGGGATAG
- a CDS encoding serine/threonine-protein kinase, whose product MVERQVADPLVGREVDGYRILEVLGRGGMGIVYKAEDVALSRLVALKMIDPALARDEAFVRRFRSEARALARIDSPYIVRVHALRQTEHGLFIVMEYVEGGTLTDRLQAGPIPWQQALPLVAQMLTALEHAHSVGIIHRDIKPSNIMLSRSGGVKVTDFGLAKLSQADANRTVTQGIAGTLYYMSPEQVKGLTTLDHRSDLYSLGMTIYQMLAGELPIDRDSGEFAIMRSIVEESFPPPSRYRSDLPEELSRVVMKALEKEPDQRYQSAAEMRAAFARLQASPAGDEATVVAPPHRNRAALPSSAGRRRPLILVGGAVGVALLAVAAWLLWPEAAPTALLTVGASETGATVYVNGTRIGETPVVQHAVPADRDTLALRVEKEGFLPVDTTVAVLAGRSLTLFLTLPEAVTSASLAVRADPPDAQVFIDGEPVGRASELAERLDLPPGEHRVEVRRDGYATWRDTYRLAAGETRVVEVRLRPLGGGGGTDEEPPPATATLTLNVSPSGTISVQGETCVAGQACTVRAGPKRVTFIHPVYGERTETVRVNPGERKALTYHFEAELVIQVRQESGDPIWATIYVDGEERGMMTDKAETLGPGRHVVHVERTGYRLVRVERDGAPVDPGPQTLTVSPGFDPPSHRLVFYIQKRDA is encoded by the coding sequence ATGGTAGAGAGACAGGTTGCCGATCCGCTGGTCGGGCGAGAGGTTGACGGATACCGGATCCTGGAGGTGCTGGGTCGCGGGGGCATGGGCATTGTCTACAAGGCCGAGGACGTGGCCCTCTCGCGCCTGGTTGCCCTCAAGATGATCGACCCGGCCCTGGCACGGGACGAGGCCTTCGTGCGGCGCTTCCGCTCGGAGGCGCGTGCGCTGGCCCGCATCGACAGCCCCTACATCGTGCGCGTGCACGCCCTGCGGCAGACCGAACACGGCCTCTTCATCGTCATGGAGTATGTCGAGGGCGGCACGCTCACGGATCGGCTCCAGGCCGGGCCGATTCCGTGGCAGCAGGCCCTGCCCCTCGTGGCGCAGATGCTCACCGCCCTGGAGCATGCCCACAGCGTCGGCATCATCCACCGGGATATCAAGCCGAGCAACATCATGCTGAGCCGCTCGGGAGGGGTGAAAGTGACCGACTTCGGCCTGGCCAAGCTCAGCCAGGCCGACGCCAACCGCACCGTCACGCAGGGCATCGCCGGCACCCTCTACTACATGTCTCCCGAGCAGGTCAAAGGCCTCACCACCCTCGACCACCGGAGCGACCTCTACTCCCTCGGCATGACGATCTACCAGATGCTGGCCGGCGAACTGCCCATCGACCGCGACAGCGGCGAGTTCGCCATCATGCGGTCGATCGTCGAAGAATCGTTTCCGCCTCCGTCCAGATACCGGTCGGACCTGCCCGAGGAACTCTCGCGTGTGGTGATGAAGGCGCTGGAAAAGGAGCCGGACCAGCGGTATCAGAGCGCCGCCGAGATGCGGGCAGCCTTTGCGCGCCTGCAGGCTTCTCCGGCCGGGGATGAGGCGACGGTGGTGGCGCCCCCACACCGGAACCGGGCTGCCTTGCCGTCTTCAGCGGGGCGCCGGCGCCCCCTGATCCTGGTGGGCGGAGCCGTCGGGGTGGCGTTGCTGGCCGTGGCGGCCTGGCTGCTGTGGCCCGAAGCCGCCCCCACCGCGCTCCTGACCGTCGGTGCCAGCGAGACCGGAGCCACGGTCTACGTCAACGGTACCCGCATCGGGGAGACGCCGGTAGTCCAGCACGCCGTGCCGGCGGACCGGGATACCCTGGCCCTGCGCGTCGAGAAGGAGGGGTTCCTGCCGGTGGACACCACCGTTGCGGTGCTCGCCGGCCGGTCGCTCACCCTCTTTCTGACCCTGCCCGAGGCGGTGACGTCCGCCTCGCTGGCGGTCCGGGCCGATCCGCCCGACGCCCAGGTCTTCATCGACGGCGAGCCGGTCGGGCGTGCCTCGGAGCTGGCGGAACGACTGGACCTGCCGCCCGGCGAGCACCGCGTCGAGGTTCGCAGGGACGGTTACGCAACCTGGCGCGACACGTACCGCCTCGCGGCCGGCGAGACGCGGGTCGTCGAGGTACGGCTGCGCCCGCTCGGTGGCGGGGGAGGAACGGACGAAGAACCGCCGCCGGCCACGGCCACCCTCACGCTGAACGTGTCCCCGAGCGGGACGATCTCCGTGCAGGGCGAGACGTGTGTCGCCGGGCAGGCCTGCACCGTGCGCGCCGGGCCAAAGCGGGTGACCTTCATCCACCCCGTCTATGGCGAGCGCACCGAGACCGTCCGCGTCAATCCCGGCGAACGGAAGGCCCTGACGTATCATTTCGAGGCAGAGCTGGTTATCCAGGTTCGCCAGGAAAGCGGCGATCCGATCTGGGCCACGATCTACGTCGACGGCGAGGAACGGGGCATGATGACGGACAAGGCCGAGACGCTGGGACCGGGCCGGCACGTCGTGCATGTGGAACGGACGGGATACCGGCTCGTCCGGGTGGAACGGGACGGGGCCCCGGTCGATCCCGGCCCGCAGACCCTCACCGTCTCGCCCGGCTTCGACCCGCCGTCCCACCGGCTGGTGTTCTACATCCAGAAGCGCGATGCCTGA
- a CDS encoding CsgG/HfaB family protein produces MNRTRVSYGCRLLAGLYLACLVVLPVYGQGSDASLEQAISVYNEGEYDEAARLFARLAQDPNEDKAIRREALKYLGRAYIARNMHEEARKAIADLLALQPPLVELDPDVEPPPLVNIYFEERGSLEVPKEDPGMRTLAVLDFRNYALDDHDRWDPMQWGFSSMMIEQLSGATDLKLVERENLQWVLKELELQRDLSKVDQSTAVRMGKLMGAHAMVFGGIYVTGKKMRLSARVVKVETGEVLLGESVEGEAKEFYKLLEDLSLRIARSVNSAVSETQIGSRTETKSIDAMRAYAEGLQLLERSDYRAAYEKFLQAQEYDPSYARARIKAESLKPMLAAIASSDTGGEGKKSEGERP; encoded by the coding sequence ATGAACCGCACAAGGGTATCGTATGGATGCCGTCTGCTTGCCGGGCTGTACCTGGCGTGCCTGGTTGTCCTGCCGGTGTACGGGCAGGGGTCCGACGCGTCCCTGGAGCAGGCGATCTCGGTGTACAACGAGGGCGAGTATGACGAAGCCGCCCGCCTCTTTGCCCGGCTCGCGCAGGACCCGAACGAGGACAAGGCGATCCGGCGGGAGGCGCTGAAGTACCTGGGCCGTGCCTACATCGCCCGGAACATGCATGAGGAGGCCCGCAAGGCCATCGCCGACCTGCTGGCGTTGCAGCCGCCGCTCGTCGAACTGGATCCGGACGTCGAGCCGCCGCCGCTCGTGAACATCTACTTCGAGGAGCGGGGCTCGCTGGAGGTACCGAAAGAAGACCCGGGCATGCGCACCCTGGCCGTGCTGGACTTCCGCAACTATGCCCTGGACGACCACGACCGGTGGGATCCGATGCAGTGGGGTTTCTCCTCGATGATGATCGAACAGCTCAGCGGGGCCACCGACCTCAAGCTCGTGGAGCGGGAGAACCTGCAATGGGTTCTGAAGGAGCTGGAGCTTCAGCGTGATCTCTCCAAGGTGGATCAGTCCACCGCCGTCCGGATGGGCAAGCTCATGGGCGCACACGCCATGGTCTTCGGCGGGATCTACGTCACCGGCAAAAAGATGCGGCTGAGCGCGCGCGTGGTCAAGGTGGAGACGGGCGAGGTGCTGCTCGGCGAGAGCGTCGAAGGAGAAGCCAAGGAGTTCTACAAGCTACTGGAAGACCTGAGCCTGCGGATCGCCCGGTCCGTCAACAGCGCCGTGTCCGAAACCCAGATCGGCAGCCGGACCGAGACGAAGTCGATCGATGCGATGCGGGCCTATGCCGAGGGGTTGCAGTTGCTCGAGCGGAGCGACTACCGGGCCGCCTACGAGAAATTCCTCCAGGCCCAGGAGTACGATCCCAGCTATGCCCGTGCCCGGATCAAGGCGGAGAGCCTGAAGCCGATGCTGGCGGCCATTGCCTCGTCCGATACGGGCGGCGAGGGTAAGAAGTCCGAAGGAGAGCGGCCATGA